From Brachionichthys hirsutus isolate HB-005 chromosome 16, CSIRO-AGI_Bhir_v1, whole genome shotgun sequence, a single genomic window includes:
- the LOC137905884 gene encoding serine/threonine-protein phosphatase 4 catalytic subunit B isoform X2, which produces MCVTMGDISDLDRQIEQLRRCELIKENEVKALCAKAREILVEESNVQRVDSPVTVCGDIHGQFYDLKELFRVGGDVPETNYLFMGDFVDRGFYSVETFLLLLALKVRYPDRITLIRGNHESRQITQVYGFYDECLRKYGSVTVWRYCTEIFDYLSLSAIIDGKIFCVHGGLSPSIQTLDQIRTIDRKQEVPHDGPMCDLLWSDPEGILAASRPVEVKGHGTPHTHTHTLMFCPSDTTGWGVSPRGAGYLFGSDVVAQFNAANDIHMICRAHQLVMEGYKWHFNETVLTVWSAPNYCYSYLSWTLPHTSSTGVSSGPTAFPFFILFIAFLTSLVMWQRSGHLGAG; this is translated from the exons ATGTGCGTCACCATGGGGGACATCAGCGACCTGGACCGACAGATCGAGCAGCTCAGACGCTGCGAGCTCATCAAAGAAAACGAAGTCAAAGCACTGTGTGCCAAAGCCAG AGAAATTCTGGTTGAGGAAAGTAACGTCCAGAGAGTCGACTCTCCCGTCACA gTGTGTGGCGATATACACGGTCAGTTCTATGACTTGAAAGAGCTCTTCAGA GTCGGGGGTGACGTTCCAGAGACAAATTACCTCTTCATGGGCGACTTCGTGGATCGAGGCTTCTATAGCGTGGAGACGTTCCTCCTTCTGCTAGCGCTTAAG GTACGTTATCCAGATAGGATAACCTTGATTCGAGGAAATCACGAGTCACGGCAAATCACACAGGTGTACGGCTTCTACGATGAATGTCTCCGCAAGTACGGCTCGGTCACCGTCTGGAGATACTGCACGGAGATATTCGACTACTTGTCCCTTTCTGCTATAATCGACGGCAAG ATCTTCTGCGTGCACGGCGGCTtgtctccatccatccagactTTGGACCAGATCCGGACCATTGACCGAAAACAGGAAGTCCCTCACGACGGGCCCATGTGTGACCTCCTGTGGTCGGACCCTGAAGGTATACTGGCGGCCTCCAGGCCTGTGGAGGTTAAAGGTCACGgtactccacacacacacacacacacactgatgttcTGTCCCTCAGACACCACTGGATGGGGGGTGAGTCCCAGGGGGGCCGGCTACCTGTTCGGGAGTGACGTGGTGGCTCAGTTCAACGCTGCCAACGACATCCACATGATCTGCAGAGCCCACCAGCTGGTCATGGAGGGCTACAAGTGGCACTTCAACGAGACGGTGCTGACCGTGTGGTCGGCGCCCAATTACTGCTACAG ctacctctcctggacacttcCACACACTTCCTCCACAGGTGTGTCGtccggtccaactgccttccccttcttcatcctcttcatcgcctttctgaCTTCACTCGTG ATGTGGCAACGTAGCGGCCATCTTGGAGCTGGATGA
- the LOC137905884 gene encoding serine/threonine-protein phosphatase 4 catalytic subunit B isoform X8 produces the protein MCVTMGDISDLDRQIEQLRRCELIKENEVKALCAKAREILVEESNVQRVDSPVTVCGDIHGQFYDLKELFRVGGDVPETNYLFMGDFVDRGFYSVETFLLLLALKVRYPDRITLIRGNHESRQITQVYGFYDECLRKYGSVTVWRYCTEIFDYLSLSAIIDGKIFCVHGGLSPSIQTLDQIRTIDRKQEVPHDGPMCDLLWSDPEDTTGWGSPPAGHGGLQVALQRDGADRVVGAQLLLQLPLLDTSTHFLHRCVVRSNCLPLLHPLHRLSDFTRDVAT, from the exons ATGTGCGTCACCATGGGGGACATCAGCGACCTGGACCGACAGATCGAGCAGCTCAGACGCTGCGAGCTCATCAAAGAAAACGAAGTCAAAGCACTGTGTGCCAAAGCCAG AGAAATTCTGGTTGAGGAAAGTAACGTCCAGAGAGTCGACTCTCCCGTCACA gTGTGTGGCGATATACACGGTCAGTTCTATGACTTGAAAGAGCTCTTCAGA GTCGGGGGTGACGTTCCAGAGACAAATTACCTCTTCATGGGCGACTTCGTGGATCGAGGCTTCTATAGCGTGGAGACGTTCCTCCTTCTGCTAGCGCTTAAG GTACGTTATCCAGATAGGATAACCTTGATTCGAGGAAATCACGAGTCACGGCAAATCACACAGGTGTACGGCTTCTACGATGAATGTCTCCGCAAGTACGGCTCGGTCACCGTCTGGAGATACTGCACGGAGATATTCGACTACTTGTCCCTTTCTGCTATAATCGACGGCAAG ATCTTCTGCGTGCACGGCGGCTtgtctccatccatccagactTTGGACCAGATCCGGACCATTGACCGAAAACAGGAAGTCCCTCACGACGGGCCCATGTGTGACCTCCTGTGGTCGGACCCTGAAG ACACCACTGGATGGGGG AGCCCACCAGCTGGTCATGGAGGGCTACAAGTGGCACTTCAACGAGACGGTGCTGACCGTGTGGTCGGCGCCCAATTACTGCTACAG ctacctctcctggacacttcCACACACTTCCTCCACAGGTGTGTCGtccggtccaactgccttccccttcttcatcctcttcatcgcctttctgaCTTCACTCGTG ATGTGGCAACGTAG
- the LOC137905884 gene encoding serine/threonine-protein phosphatase 4 catalytic subunit B isoform X3 — protein MCVTMGDISDLDRQIEQLRRCELIKENEVKALCAKAREILVEESNVQRVDSPVTVCGDIHGQFYDLKELFRVGGDVPETNYLFMGDFVDRGFYSVETFLLLLALKVRYPDRITLIRGNHESRQITQVYGFYDECLRKYGSVTVWRYCTEIFDYLSLSAIIDGKIFCVHGGLSPSIQTLDQIRTIDRKQEVPHDGPMCDLLWSDPEGILAASRPVEVKGHGTPHTHTHTLMFCPSDTTGWGVSPRGAGYLFGSDVVAQFNAANDIHMICRAHQLVMEGYKWHFNETVLTVWSAPNYCYRCGNVAAILELDEHLQREFIIFEAAPQETRGIPSKKPVADYFL, from the exons ATGTGCGTCACCATGGGGGACATCAGCGACCTGGACCGACAGATCGAGCAGCTCAGACGCTGCGAGCTCATCAAAGAAAACGAAGTCAAAGCACTGTGTGCCAAAGCCAG AGAAATTCTGGTTGAGGAAAGTAACGTCCAGAGAGTCGACTCTCCCGTCACA gTGTGTGGCGATATACACGGTCAGTTCTATGACTTGAAAGAGCTCTTCAGA GTCGGGGGTGACGTTCCAGAGACAAATTACCTCTTCATGGGCGACTTCGTGGATCGAGGCTTCTATAGCGTGGAGACGTTCCTCCTTCTGCTAGCGCTTAAG GTACGTTATCCAGATAGGATAACCTTGATTCGAGGAAATCACGAGTCACGGCAAATCACACAGGTGTACGGCTTCTACGATGAATGTCTCCGCAAGTACGGCTCGGTCACCGTCTGGAGATACTGCACGGAGATATTCGACTACTTGTCCCTTTCTGCTATAATCGACGGCAAG ATCTTCTGCGTGCACGGCGGCTtgtctccatccatccagactTTGGACCAGATCCGGACCATTGACCGAAAACAGGAAGTCCCTCACGACGGGCCCATGTGTGACCTCCTGTGGTCGGACCCTGAAGGTATACTGGCGGCCTCCAGGCCTGTGGAGGTTAAAGGTCACGgtactccacacacacacacacacacactgatgttcTGTCCCTCAGACACCACTGGATGGGGGGTGAGTCCCAGGGGGGCCGGCTACCTGTTCGGGAGTGACGTGGTGGCTCAGTTCAACGCTGCCAACGACATCCACATGATCTGCAGAGCCCACCAGCTGGTCATGGAGGGCTACAAGTGGCACTTCAACGAGACGGTGCTGACCGTGTGGTCGGCGCCCAATTACTGCTACAG ATGTGGCAACGTAGCGGCCATCTTGGAGCTGGATGAACATCTACAGAGAGAGTTCATCATTTTCGAGGCAGCGCCGCAAGAGACCAGAGGCATCCCCTCCAAGAAGCCAGTAGCTGACTATTTCCTGTGA
- the LOC137905884 gene encoding serine/threonine-protein phosphatase 4 catalytic subunit B isoform X5, with amino-acid sequence MCVTMGDISDLDRQIEQLRRCELIKENEVKALCAKAREILVEESNVQRVDSPVTVCGDIHGQFYDLKELFRVGGDVPETNYLFMGDFVDRGFYSVETFLLLLALKVRYPDRITLIRGNHESRQITQVYGFYDECLRKYGSVTVWRYCTEIFDYLSLSAIIDGKIFCVHGGLSPSIQTLDQIRTIDRKQEVPHDGPMCDLLWSDPEDTTGWGVSPRGAGYLFGSDVVAQFNAANDIHMICRAHQLVMEGYKWHFNETVLTVWSAPNYCYRCGNVAAILELDEHLQREFIIFEAAPQETRGIPSKKPVADYFL; translated from the exons ATGTGCGTCACCATGGGGGACATCAGCGACCTGGACCGACAGATCGAGCAGCTCAGACGCTGCGAGCTCATCAAAGAAAACGAAGTCAAAGCACTGTGTGCCAAAGCCAG AGAAATTCTGGTTGAGGAAAGTAACGTCCAGAGAGTCGACTCTCCCGTCACA gTGTGTGGCGATATACACGGTCAGTTCTATGACTTGAAAGAGCTCTTCAGA GTCGGGGGTGACGTTCCAGAGACAAATTACCTCTTCATGGGCGACTTCGTGGATCGAGGCTTCTATAGCGTGGAGACGTTCCTCCTTCTGCTAGCGCTTAAG GTACGTTATCCAGATAGGATAACCTTGATTCGAGGAAATCACGAGTCACGGCAAATCACACAGGTGTACGGCTTCTACGATGAATGTCTCCGCAAGTACGGCTCGGTCACCGTCTGGAGATACTGCACGGAGATATTCGACTACTTGTCCCTTTCTGCTATAATCGACGGCAAG ATCTTCTGCGTGCACGGCGGCTtgtctccatccatccagactTTGGACCAGATCCGGACCATTGACCGAAAACAGGAAGTCCCTCACGACGGGCCCATGTGTGACCTCCTGTGGTCGGACCCTGAAG ACACCACTGGATGGGGGGTGAGTCCCAGGGGGGCCGGCTACCTGTTCGGGAGTGACGTGGTGGCTCAGTTCAACGCTGCCAACGACATCCACATGATCTGCAGAGCCCACCAGCTGGTCATGGAGGGCTACAAGTGGCACTTCAACGAGACGGTGCTGACCGTGTGGTCGGCGCCCAATTACTGCTACAG ATGTGGCAACGTAGCGGCCATCTTGGAGCTGGATGAACATCTACAGAGAGAGTTCATCATTTTCGAGGCAGCGCCGCAAGAGACCAGAGGCATCCCCTCCAAGAAGCCAGTAGCTGACTATTTCCTGTGA
- the LOC137905884 gene encoding serine/threonine-protein phosphatase 4 catalytic subunit B isoform X9 gives MCVTMGDISDLDRQIEQLRRCELIKENEVKALCAKAREILVEESNVQRVDSPVTVCGDIHGQFYDLKELFRVGGDVPETNYLFMGDFVDRGFYSVETFLLLLALKVRYPDRITLIRGNHESRQITQVYGFYDECLRKYGSVTVWRYCTEIFDYLSLSAIIDGKIFCVHGGLSPSIQTLDQIRTIDRKQEVPHDGPMCDLLWSDPEDTTGWGSPPAGHGGLQVALQRDGADRVVGAQLLLQMWQRSGHLGAG, from the exons ATGTGCGTCACCATGGGGGACATCAGCGACCTGGACCGACAGATCGAGCAGCTCAGACGCTGCGAGCTCATCAAAGAAAACGAAGTCAAAGCACTGTGTGCCAAAGCCAG AGAAATTCTGGTTGAGGAAAGTAACGTCCAGAGAGTCGACTCTCCCGTCACA gTGTGTGGCGATATACACGGTCAGTTCTATGACTTGAAAGAGCTCTTCAGA GTCGGGGGTGACGTTCCAGAGACAAATTACCTCTTCATGGGCGACTTCGTGGATCGAGGCTTCTATAGCGTGGAGACGTTCCTCCTTCTGCTAGCGCTTAAG GTACGTTATCCAGATAGGATAACCTTGATTCGAGGAAATCACGAGTCACGGCAAATCACACAGGTGTACGGCTTCTACGATGAATGTCTCCGCAAGTACGGCTCGGTCACCGTCTGGAGATACTGCACGGAGATATTCGACTACTTGTCCCTTTCTGCTATAATCGACGGCAAG ATCTTCTGCGTGCACGGCGGCTtgtctccatccatccagactTTGGACCAGATCCGGACCATTGACCGAAAACAGGAAGTCCCTCACGACGGGCCCATGTGTGACCTCCTGTGGTCGGACCCTGAAG ACACCACTGGATGGGGG AGCCCACCAGCTGGTCATGGAGGGCTACAAGTGGCACTTCAACGAGACGGTGCTGACCGTGTGGTCGGCGCCCAATTACTGCTACAG ATGTGGCAACGTAGCGGCCATCTTGGAGCTGGATGA
- the LOC137905884 gene encoding serine/threonine-protein phosphatase 4 catalytic subunit B isoform X4, which produces MCVTMGDISDLDRQIEQLRRCELIKENEVKALCAKAREILVEESNVQRVDSPVTVCGDIHGQFYDLKELFRVGGDVPETNYLFMGDFVDRGFYSVETFLLLLALKVRYPDRITLIRGNHESRQITQVYGFYDECLRKYGSVTVWRYCTEIFDYLSLSAIIDGKIFCVHGGLSPSIQTLDQIRTIDRKQEVPHDGPMCDLLWSDPEDTTGWGVSPRGAGYLFGSDVVAQFNAANDIHMICRAHQLVMEGYKWHFNETVLTVWSAPNYCYSYLSWTLPHTSSTGVSSGPTAFPFFILFIAFLTSLVVIFVKKIITVIHAVKKNDSVYECL; this is translated from the exons ATGTGCGTCACCATGGGGGACATCAGCGACCTGGACCGACAGATCGAGCAGCTCAGACGCTGCGAGCTCATCAAAGAAAACGAAGTCAAAGCACTGTGTGCCAAAGCCAG AGAAATTCTGGTTGAGGAAAGTAACGTCCAGAGAGTCGACTCTCCCGTCACA gTGTGTGGCGATATACACGGTCAGTTCTATGACTTGAAAGAGCTCTTCAGA GTCGGGGGTGACGTTCCAGAGACAAATTACCTCTTCATGGGCGACTTCGTGGATCGAGGCTTCTATAGCGTGGAGACGTTCCTCCTTCTGCTAGCGCTTAAG GTACGTTATCCAGATAGGATAACCTTGATTCGAGGAAATCACGAGTCACGGCAAATCACACAGGTGTACGGCTTCTACGATGAATGTCTCCGCAAGTACGGCTCGGTCACCGTCTGGAGATACTGCACGGAGATATTCGACTACTTGTCCCTTTCTGCTATAATCGACGGCAAG ATCTTCTGCGTGCACGGCGGCTtgtctccatccatccagactTTGGACCAGATCCGGACCATTGACCGAAAACAGGAAGTCCCTCACGACGGGCCCATGTGTGACCTCCTGTGGTCGGACCCTGAAG ACACCACTGGATGGGGGGTGAGTCCCAGGGGGGCCGGCTACCTGTTCGGGAGTGACGTGGTGGCTCAGTTCAACGCTGCCAACGACATCCACATGATCTGCAGAGCCCACCAGCTGGTCATGGAGGGCTACAAGTGGCACTTCAACGAGACGGTGCTGACCGTGTGGTCGGCGCCCAATTACTGCTACAG ctacctctcctggacacttcCACACACTTCCTCCACAGGTGTGTCGtccggtccaactgccttccccttcttcatcctcttcatcgcctttctgaCTTCACTCGTGGTgatctttgtaaaaaaaataattactgtcatacatgcagtaaaaaaaaacgattCTGTTTATGAATGTCTGTAG
- the LOC137905884 gene encoding serine/threonine-protein phosphatase 4 catalytic subunit B isoform X6 encodes MCVTMGDISDLDRQIEQLRRCELIKENEVKALCAKAREILVEESNVQRVDSPVTVCGDIHGQFYDLKELFRVGGDVPETNYLFMGDFVDRGFYSVETFLLLLALKVRYPDRITLIRGNHESRQITQVYGFYDECLRKYGSVTVWRYCTEIFDYLSLSAIIDGKIFCVHGGLSPSIQTLDQIRTIDRKQEVPHDGPMCDLLWSDPEDTTGWGSPPAGHGGLQVALQRDGADRVVGAQLLLQLPLLDTSTHFLHRCVVRSNCLPLLHPLHRLSDFTRGDLCKKNNYCHTCSKKKRFCL; translated from the exons ATGTGCGTCACCATGGGGGACATCAGCGACCTGGACCGACAGATCGAGCAGCTCAGACGCTGCGAGCTCATCAAAGAAAACGAAGTCAAAGCACTGTGTGCCAAAGCCAG AGAAATTCTGGTTGAGGAAAGTAACGTCCAGAGAGTCGACTCTCCCGTCACA gTGTGTGGCGATATACACGGTCAGTTCTATGACTTGAAAGAGCTCTTCAGA GTCGGGGGTGACGTTCCAGAGACAAATTACCTCTTCATGGGCGACTTCGTGGATCGAGGCTTCTATAGCGTGGAGACGTTCCTCCTTCTGCTAGCGCTTAAG GTACGTTATCCAGATAGGATAACCTTGATTCGAGGAAATCACGAGTCACGGCAAATCACACAGGTGTACGGCTTCTACGATGAATGTCTCCGCAAGTACGGCTCGGTCACCGTCTGGAGATACTGCACGGAGATATTCGACTACTTGTCCCTTTCTGCTATAATCGACGGCAAG ATCTTCTGCGTGCACGGCGGCTtgtctccatccatccagactTTGGACCAGATCCGGACCATTGACCGAAAACAGGAAGTCCCTCACGACGGGCCCATGTGTGACCTCCTGTGGTCGGACCCTGAAG ACACCACTGGATGGGGG AGCCCACCAGCTGGTCATGGAGGGCTACAAGTGGCACTTCAACGAGACGGTGCTGACCGTGTGGTCGGCGCCCAATTACTGCTACAG ctacctctcctggacacttcCACACACTTCCTCCACAGGTGTGTCGtccggtccaactgccttccccttcttcatcctcttcatcgcctttctgaCTTCACTCGTGGTgatctttgtaaaaaaaataattactgtcatacatgcagtaaaaaaaaacgattCTGTTTATGA
- the LOC137905884 gene encoding serine/threonine-protein phosphatase 4 catalytic subunit B isoform X1, which translates to MCVTMGDISDLDRQIEQLRRCELIKENEVKALCAKAREILVEESNVQRVDSPVTVCGDIHGQFYDLKELFRVGGDVPETNYLFMGDFVDRGFYSVETFLLLLALKVRYPDRITLIRGNHESRQITQVYGFYDECLRKYGSVTVWRYCTEIFDYLSLSAIIDGKIFCVHGGLSPSIQTLDQIRTIDRKQEVPHDGPMCDLLWSDPEGILAASRPVEVKGHGTPHTHTHTLMFCPSDTTGWGVSPRGAGYLFGSDVVAQFNAANDIHMICRAHQLVMEGYKWHFNETVLTVWSAPNYCYSYLSWTLPHTSSTGVSSGPTAFPFFILFIAFLTSLVVIFVKKIITVIHAVKKNDSVYECL; encoded by the exons ATGTGCGTCACCATGGGGGACATCAGCGACCTGGACCGACAGATCGAGCAGCTCAGACGCTGCGAGCTCATCAAAGAAAACGAAGTCAAAGCACTGTGTGCCAAAGCCAG AGAAATTCTGGTTGAGGAAAGTAACGTCCAGAGAGTCGACTCTCCCGTCACA gTGTGTGGCGATATACACGGTCAGTTCTATGACTTGAAAGAGCTCTTCAGA GTCGGGGGTGACGTTCCAGAGACAAATTACCTCTTCATGGGCGACTTCGTGGATCGAGGCTTCTATAGCGTGGAGACGTTCCTCCTTCTGCTAGCGCTTAAG GTACGTTATCCAGATAGGATAACCTTGATTCGAGGAAATCACGAGTCACGGCAAATCACACAGGTGTACGGCTTCTACGATGAATGTCTCCGCAAGTACGGCTCGGTCACCGTCTGGAGATACTGCACGGAGATATTCGACTACTTGTCCCTTTCTGCTATAATCGACGGCAAG ATCTTCTGCGTGCACGGCGGCTtgtctccatccatccagactTTGGACCAGATCCGGACCATTGACCGAAAACAGGAAGTCCCTCACGACGGGCCCATGTGTGACCTCCTGTGGTCGGACCCTGAAGGTATACTGGCGGCCTCCAGGCCTGTGGAGGTTAAAGGTCACGgtactccacacacacacacacacacactgatgttcTGTCCCTCAGACACCACTGGATGGGGGGTGAGTCCCAGGGGGGCCGGCTACCTGTTCGGGAGTGACGTGGTGGCTCAGTTCAACGCTGCCAACGACATCCACATGATCTGCAGAGCCCACCAGCTGGTCATGGAGGGCTACAAGTGGCACTTCAACGAGACGGTGCTGACCGTGTGGTCGGCGCCCAATTACTGCTACAG ctacctctcctggacacttcCACACACTTCCTCCACAGGTGTGTCGtccggtccaactgccttccccttcttcatcctcttcatcgcctttctgaCTTCACTCGTGGTgatctttgtaaaaaaaataattactgtcatacatgcagtaaaaaaaaacgattCTGTTTATGAATGTCTGTAG
- the LOC137905884 gene encoding serine/threonine-protein phosphatase 4 catalytic subunit isoform X7: MPLDALKCDVGGDVPETNYLFMGDFVDRGFYSVETFLLLLALKVRYPDRITLIRGNHESRQITQVYGFYDECLRKYGSVTVWRYCTEIFDYLSLSAIIDGKIFCVHGGLSPSIQTLDQIRTIDRKQEVPHDGPMCDLLWSDPEGILAASRPVEVKGHGTPHTHTHTLMFCPSDTTGWGVSPRGAGYLFGSDVVAQFNAANDIHMICRAHQLVMEGYKWHFNETVLTVWSAPNYCYSYLSWTLPHTSSTGVSSGPTAFPFFILFIAFLTSLVVIFVKKIITVIHAVKKNDSVYECL; this comes from the exons ATGCCGTTGGATGCTTTGAAGTGTGAC GTCGGGGGTGACGTTCCAGAGACAAATTACCTCTTCATGGGCGACTTCGTGGATCGAGGCTTCTATAGCGTGGAGACGTTCCTCCTTCTGCTAGCGCTTAAG GTACGTTATCCAGATAGGATAACCTTGATTCGAGGAAATCACGAGTCACGGCAAATCACACAGGTGTACGGCTTCTACGATGAATGTCTCCGCAAGTACGGCTCGGTCACCGTCTGGAGATACTGCACGGAGATATTCGACTACTTGTCCCTTTCTGCTATAATCGACGGCAAG ATCTTCTGCGTGCACGGCGGCTtgtctccatccatccagactTTGGACCAGATCCGGACCATTGACCGAAAACAGGAAGTCCCTCACGACGGGCCCATGTGTGACCTCCTGTGGTCGGACCCTGAAGGTATACTGGCGGCCTCCAGGCCTGTGGAGGTTAAAGGTCACGgtactccacacacacacacacacacactgatgttcTGTCCCTCAGACACCACTGGATGGGGGGTGAGTCCCAGGGGGGCCGGCTACCTGTTCGGGAGTGACGTGGTGGCTCAGTTCAACGCTGCCAACGACATCCACATGATCTGCAGAGCCCACCAGCTGGTCATGGAGGGCTACAAGTGGCACTTCAACGAGACGGTGCTGACCGTGTGGTCGGCGCCCAATTACTGCTACAG ctacctctcctggacacttcCACACACTTCCTCCACAGGTGTGTCGtccggtccaactgccttccccttcttcatcctcttcatcgcctttctgaCTTCACTCGTGGTgatctttgtaaaaaaaataattactgtcatacatgcagtaaaaaaaaacgattCTGTTTATGAATGTCTGTAG